A single region of the Cucumis melo cultivar AY chromosome 3, USDA_Cmelo_AY_1.0, whole genome shotgun sequence genome encodes:
- the LOC103502606 gene encoding AT-hook motif nuclear-localized protein 10-like: MSGSETGVITSREPFGVGVQNSSLHSQSAAQNMRLAFGADGTGYKPVTPSTSPSYQSSMAGVSGNAGIEGSAGGGGGGSMLPHGFNINSVGSEQIKRKRGRPRKYGPDGSMALALGSGPPSGTGCFPPSNMANSASEALGSPNSLKKTKGRPLGSKKKQQLEALGSVGIGFTPHVIDVKAGEDVSSKIMSFSQNGPRAICILSANGSISNVTLRQPATSGGTVTYEGRFEILSLSGSFLLSENGGQRSRTGGLSVSLSGPDGRVLGGSVAGLLTALSPVQVVVGSFIADGNKEPKPARQNELTTVLPMLNTAGFGHLTGGASSPSHGTLSESSDGSPDSPLNNSSGGCNNSNHPQGMSGMPWK; the protein is encoded by the exons atgtcgGGATCTGAAACTGGTGTTATCACCAGTAGAGAACCTTTCGGCGTCGGCGTTCAAAATAGCTCCTTACACTCGCAATCGGCGGCTCAGAATATGCGATTAGCCTTTGGCGCCGATGGGACAGGCTACAAGCCTGTAACTCCTTCGACCTCACCGTCTTACCAATCCTCCATGGCCGGTGTTTCTGGTAATGCCGGAATTGAGGGATCGGCTggtggaggaggaggagggTCTATGTTGCCTCATGGGTTCAACATAAATTCGGTGGGCAGTGAGCAAATAAAGAGGAAGAGGGGTAGGCCGAGGAAGTATGGACCGGATGGCTCCATGGCTTTAGCTTTGGGTTCTGGGCCGCCATCAGGAACTGGATGTTTTCCTCCTTCAAATATGGCTAATTCTGCTTCTGAAGCTTTGGGCTCACCAAATTCATTGAAGAAAACTAAAGGCAGGCCACTTGGTTCTAAGAAAAAGCAACAATTGGAAGCTTTAG GATCGGTTGGCATTGGATTCACCCCACATGTTATTGATGTGAAGGCTGGAGAG GATGTATCGTCAAAAATAATGTCCTTTTCTCAGAATGGCCCCAGAGCTATATGTATCCTGTCTGCAAATGGATCAATATCAAATGTGACTTTACGTCAACCTGCTACATCTGGTGGAACTGTTACTTATGAG GGGCGATTTGAAATTTTGTCTCTTTCGGGTTCGTTTCTCCTGTCTGAAAATGGTGGTCAGAGGAGCAGAACTGGTGGGTTGAGTGTATCTTTGTCCGGTCCAGATGGTCGAGTTTTAGGTGGCAGTGTGGCAGGTCTTCTCACAGCTTTATCTCCTGTTCAG GTGGTGGTTGGAAGTTTCATAGCCGATGGCAACAAGGAACCGAAGCCAGCTCGACAAAATGAACTCACCACTGTCTTACCAATGCTAAACACAGCCGGCTTCGGTCACTTGACAGGTGGAGCCAGCAGTCCATCCCATGGGACGCTGAGTGAGTCTTCCGATGGCAGCCCTGACAGTCCCCTCAACAACAGCTCTGGAGGATGCAACAACAGCAACCATCCACAGGGCATGTCCGGCATGCCATGGAAGTAA
- the LOC103502607 gene encoding increased DNA methylation 3 isoform X2, whose amino-acid sequence MEGNGDQTMLKPSVILTGTAKEGSSGPPIGLVDIGVSEGAYLFRVALPGVRKDRSKVKFEIKSDGKVQIEGVMSGPGFLKESSAMYQMKVQQLCPPGPFTVSFKLPGPVDPRLSSPSFRPDGILEVVVMKSRAQPTVADSQPPLVV is encoded by the exons ATGGAAGGCAATGGTGATCAGACGATGCTGAAGCCATCAGTTATTTTAACTGGAACAGCCAAGGAAGGGAGTTCTGGCCCTCCTATTGGTCTTGTTGATATCGGCGTGAGTGAAGGTGCATACCTCTTTCGTGTTGCATTGCCTGGCGTGCGAAAAGATCGAA GTAAGGTAAAATTTGAGATCAAAAGCGACGGTAAGGTTCAGATTGAAGGAGTGATGTCGGGTCCAGGTTTTTTAAAAGAATCATCAGCTATGTACCAGATGAAAGTCCAGCAACTTTGTCCACCAGGACCTTTTACGGTTTCTTTTAAGCTGCCTGGACCAGTTGATCCGCGGTTGTCTTCGCCTAGTTTCCGGCCTGATGGCATTTTGGAAGTGGTGGTTATGAAATCCAGAGCCCAACCTACTGTGGCGGATTCCCAACCACCACTGGTAGTATAA
- the LOC103502607 gene encoding increased DNA methylation 3 isoform X1, producing the protein MEGNGDQTMLKPSVILTGTAKEGSSGPPIGLVDIGVSEGAYLFRVALPGVRKDRNESSGKVKFEIKSDGKVQIEGVMSGPGFLKESSAMYQMKVQQLCPPGPFTVSFKLPGPVDPRLSSPSFRPDGILEVVVMKSRAQPTVADSQPPLVV; encoded by the exons ATGGAAGGCAATGGTGATCAGACGATGCTGAAGCCATCAGTTATTTTAACTGGAACAGCCAAGGAAGGGAGTTCTGGCCCTCCTATTGGTCTTGTTGATATCGGCGTGAGTGAAGGTGCATACCTCTTTCGTGTTGCATTGCCTGGCGTGCGAAAAGATCGAA ACGAATCTTCAGGTAAGGTAAAATTTGAGATCAAAAGCGACGGTAAGGTTCAGATTGAAGGAGTGATGTCGGGTCCAGGTTTTTTAAAAGAATCATCAGCTATGTACCAGATGAAAGTCCAGCAACTTTGTCCACCAGGACCTTTTACGGTTTCTTTTAAGCTGCCTGGACCAGTTGATCCGCGGTTGTCTTCGCCTAGTTTCCGGCCTGATGGCATTTTGGAAGTGGTGGTTATGAAATCCAGAGCCCAACCTACTGTGGCGGATTCCCAACCACCACTGGTAGTATAA
- the LOC103502608 gene encoding protein CUP-SHAPED COTYLEDON 3 isoform X4, translated as MFGIEEVIGELNREDDHEEKSDNGKEFIIKKHHRLLPPGYRFHPTDEELIAFYLASKVFKPSNFDLGVNIAEVDLNRCEPWELPEAKMGEKEWYFFSLRVRKYPTGLRTNRATVAGYWKATGKDRQIHSSCNGVKLGTKKTLVFYKGGAPRGIKTKWVMHEYRLHSDLASPNVCKDEWVLCRIIHKSGEKIKPKSSSFQETIPSPISLPSLLLNATQSINHNNIQFQPPPHNIQHHENGLESFIINNPHFIFQPNLFSFGLHNPDTHLSTPPPPPPSIQMTDTNYHPHFNPSLLLDGGCDSQQASSFGVDSGGTLVDVAGYGGARGDQSDENWSGGC; from the exons ATGTTTGGAATTGAAGAAGTTATTGGAGAACTAAATAGAGAAGATGATCATGAAGAAAAAAGCGATAATGGTAAAGAGTTCATCATCAAGAAGCATCATAGATTATTACCACCAGGTTATAGGTTTCACCCTACTGATGAAGAACTCATTGCTTTTTATCTTGCTTCAAAAGTCTTCAAACCTTCAAACTTTGATCTCGGTGTCAACATTGCCGAAGTCGACCTCAATAGATGTGAGCCGTGGGAACTTCCAG AGGCAAAGATGGGAGAAAAAGAGTGGTATTTTTTCAGCTTAAGAGTGAGGAAATACCCAACAGGATTAAGAACAAATAGAGCAACAGTGGCTGGTTATTGGAAAGCAACAGGAAAAGATAGACAAATTCATAGTAGTTGTAATGGAGTTAAGCTTGGAACTAAGAAAACACTTGTGTTTTATAAAGGAGGTGCTCCTAGAGGCATTAAAACCAAGTGGGTTATGCATGAATATCGCCTTCATTCTGATCTTGCTTCTCCTAATGTCTGCAAG GACGAGTGGGTTCTATGTAGAATAATTCACAAATCCGGAGAGAAGATAAAACCTAAATCATCCTCCTTCCAAGAAACAATTCCCTCTCCCATTTCTCTACCATCATTGTTACTCAACGCAACTCAATCCATAAACCATAACAACATCCAATTCCAACCACCTCCACACAACATTCAGCACCATGAAAATGGCCTCGAAAGCTTCATCATCAACAACCCACACTTCATTTTCCAACCCAACCTCTTTTCATTTGGCTTACATAACCCCGACACACATTTGTCGACACCACCACCGCCGCCACCATCAATTCAAATGACCGACACAAACTATCACCCCCATTTTAACCCATCCTTGTTGCTCGATGGTGGCTGCGACAGCCAGCAGGCCTCGAGTTTTGGTGTGGACAGTGGTGGCACGTTGGTCGATGTCGCTGGTTATGGAGGTGCTCGGGGTGATCAATCCGATGAAAATTGGTCCGGAGGGTGCTGA
- the LOC103502608 gene encoding protein CUP-SHAPED COTYLEDON 3 isoform X2, protein MFGIEEVIGELNREDDHEEKSDNGKEFIIKKHHRLLPPGYRFHPTDEELIAFYLASKVFKPSNFDLGVNIAEVDLNRCEPWELPEEAKMGEKEWYFFSLRVRKYPTGLRTNRATVAGYWKATGKDRQIHSSCNGVKLGTKKTLVFYKGGAPRGIKTKWVMHEYRLHSDLASPNVCKDEWVLCRIIHKSGEKIKPKSSSFQETIPSPISLPSLLLNATQSINHNNIQFQPPPHNIQHHENGLESFIINNPHFIFQPNLFSFGLHNPDTHLSTPPPPPPSIQMTDTNYHPHFNPSLLLDGGCDSQQASSFGVDSGGTLVDVAGYGGARGDQSDENWSGGC, encoded by the exons ATGTTTGGAATTGAAGAAGTTATTGGAGAACTAAATAGAGAAGATGATCATGAAGAAAAAAGCGATAATGGTAAAGAGTTCATCATCAAGAAGCATCATAGATTATTACCACCAGGTTATAGGTTTCACCCTACTGATGAAGAACTCATTGCTTTTTATCTTGCTTCAAAAGTCTTCAAACCTTCAAACTTTGATCTCGGTGTCAACATTGCCGAAGTCGACCTCAATAGATGTGAGCCGTGGGAACTTCCAG aAGAGGCAAAGATGGGAGAAAAAGAGTGGTATTTTTTCAGCTTAAGAGTGAGGAAATACCCAACAGGATTAAGAACAAATAGAGCAACAGTGGCTGGTTATTGGAAAGCAACAGGAAAAGATAGACAAATTCATAGTAGTTGTAATGGAGTTAAGCTTGGAACTAAGAAAACACTTGTGTTTTATAAAGGAGGTGCTCCTAGAGGCATTAAAACCAAGTGGGTTATGCATGAATATCGCCTTCATTCTGATCTTGCTTCTCCTAATGTCTGCAAG GACGAGTGGGTTCTATGTAGAATAATTCACAAATCCGGAGAGAAGATAAAACCTAAATCATCCTCCTTCCAAGAAACAATTCCCTCTCCCATTTCTCTACCATCATTGTTACTCAACGCAACTCAATCCATAAACCATAACAACATCCAATTCCAACCACCTCCACACAACATTCAGCACCATGAAAATGGCCTCGAAAGCTTCATCATCAACAACCCACACTTCATTTTCCAACCCAACCTCTTTTCATTTGGCTTACATAACCCCGACACACATTTGTCGACACCACCACCGCCGCCACCATCAATTCAAATGACCGACACAAACTATCACCCCCATTTTAACCCATCCTTGTTGCTCGATGGTGGCTGCGACAGCCAGCAGGCCTCGAGTTTTGGTGTGGACAGTGGTGGCACGTTGGTCGATGTCGCTGGTTATGGAGGTGCTCGGGGTGATCAATCCGATGAAAATTGGTCCGGAGGGTGCTGA
- the LOC103502608 gene encoding protein CUP-SHAPED COTYLEDON 3 isoform X3, whose product MFGIEEVIGELNREDDHEEKSDNGKEFIIKKHHRLLPPGYRFHPTDEELIAFYLASKVFKPSNFDLGVNIAEVDLNRCEPWELPEAKMGEKEWYFFSLRVRKYPTGLRTNRATVAGYWKATGKDRQIHSSCNGVKLGTKKTLVFYKGGAPRGIKTKWVMHEYRLHSDLASPNVCKQDEWVLCRIIHKSGEKIKPKSSSFQETIPSPISLPSLLLNATQSINHNNIQFQPPPHNIQHHENGLESFIINNPHFIFQPNLFSFGLHNPDTHLSTPPPPPPSIQMTDTNYHPHFNPSLLLDGGCDSQQASSFGVDSGGTLVDVAGYGGARGDQSDENWSGGC is encoded by the exons ATGTTTGGAATTGAAGAAGTTATTGGAGAACTAAATAGAGAAGATGATCATGAAGAAAAAAGCGATAATGGTAAAGAGTTCATCATCAAGAAGCATCATAGATTATTACCACCAGGTTATAGGTTTCACCCTACTGATGAAGAACTCATTGCTTTTTATCTTGCTTCAAAAGTCTTCAAACCTTCAAACTTTGATCTCGGTGTCAACATTGCCGAAGTCGACCTCAATAGATGTGAGCCGTGGGAACTTCCAG AGGCAAAGATGGGAGAAAAAGAGTGGTATTTTTTCAGCTTAAGAGTGAGGAAATACCCAACAGGATTAAGAACAAATAGAGCAACAGTGGCTGGTTATTGGAAAGCAACAGGAAAAGATAGACAAATTCATAGTAGTTGTAATGGAGTTAAGCTTGGAACTAAGAAAACACTTGTGTTTTATAAAGGAGGTGCTCCTAGAGGCATTAAAACCAAGTGGGTTATGCATGAATATCGCCTTCATTCTGATCTTGCTTCTCCTAATGTCTGCAAG CAGGACGAGTGGGTTCTATGTAGAATAATTCACAAATCCGGAGAGAAGATAAAACCTAAATCATCCTCCTTCCAAGAAACAATTCCCTCTCCCATTTCTCTACCATCATTGTTACTCAACGCAACTCAATCCATAAACCATAACAACATCCAATTCCAACCACCTCCACACAACATTCAGCACCATGAAAATGGCCTCGAAAGCTTCATCATCAACAACCCACACTTCATTTTCCAACCCAACCTCTTTTCATTTGGCTTACATAACCCCGACACACATTTGTCGACACCACCACCGCCGCCACCATCAATTCAAATGACCGACACAAACTATCACCCCCATTTTAACCCATCCTTGTTGCTCGATGGTGGCTGCGACAGCCAGCAGGCCTCGAGTTTTGGTGTGGACAGTGGTGGCACGTTGGTCGATGTCGCTGGTTATGGAGGTGCTCGGGGTGATCAATCCGATGAAAATTGGTCCGGAGGGTGCTGA
- the LOC103502608 gene encoding protein CUP-SHAPED COTYLEDON 3 isoform X1, with product MFGIEEVIGELNREDDHEEKSDNGKEFIIKKHHRLLPPGYRFHPTDEELIAFYLASKVFKPSNFDLGVNIAEVDLNRCEPWELPEEAKMGEKEWYFFSLRVRKYPTGLRTNRATVAGYWKATGKDRQIHSSCNGVKLGTKKTLVFYKGGAPRGIKTKWVMHEYRLHSDLASPNVCKQDEWVLCRIIHKSGEKIKPKSSSFQETIPSPISLPSLLLNATQSINHNNIQFQPPPHNIQHHENGLESFIINNPHFIFQPNLFSFGLHNPDTHLSTPPPPPPSIQMTDTNYHPHFNPSLLLDGGCDSQQASSFGVDSGGTLVDVAGYGGARGDQSDENWSGGC from the exons ATGTTTGGAATTGAAGAAGTTATTGGAGAACTAAATAGAGAAGATGATCATGAAGAAAAAAGCGATAATGGTAAAGAGTTCATCATCAAGAAGCATCATAGATTATTACCACCAGGTTATAGGTTTCACCCTACTGATGAAGAACTCATTGCTTTTTATCTTGCTTCAAAAGTCTTCAAACCTTCAAACTTTGATCTCGGTGTCAACATTGCCGAAGTCGACCTCAATAGATGTGAGCCGTGGGAACTTCCAG aAGAGGCAAAGATGGGAGAAAAAGAGTGGTATTTTTTCAGCTTAAGAGTGAGGAAATACCCAACAGGATTAAGAACAAATAGAGCAACAGTGGCTGGTTATTGGAAAGCAACAGGAAAAGATAGACAAATTCATAGTAGTTGTAATGGAGTTAAGCTTGGAACTAAGAAAACACTTGTGTTTTATAAAGGAGGTGCTCCTAGAGGCATTAAAACCAAGTGGGTTATGCATGAATATCGCCTTCATTCTGATCTTGCTTCTCCTAATGTCTGCAAG CAGGACGAGTGGGTTCTATGTAGAATAATTCACAAATCCGGAGAGAAGATAAAACCTAAATCATCCTCCTTCCAAGAAACAATTCCCTCTCCCATTTCTCTACCATCATTGTTACTCAACGCAACTCAATCCATAAACCATAACAACATCCAATTCCAACCACCTCCACACAACATTCAGCACCATGAAAATGGCCTCGAAAGCTTCATCATCAACAACCCACACTTCATTTTCCAACCCAACCTCTTTTCATTTGGCTTACATAACCCCGACACACATTTGTCGACACCACCACCGCCGCCACCATCAATTCAAATGACCGACACAAACTATCACCCCCATTTTAACCCATCCTTGTTGCTCGATGGTGGCTGCGACAGCCAGCAGGCCTCGAGTTTTGGTGTGGACAGTGGTGGCACGTTGGTCGATGTCGCTGGTTATGGAGGTGCTCGGGGTGATCAATCCGATGAAAATTGGTCCGGAGGGTGCTGA